In Dyadobacter sp. NIV53, a single window of DNA contains:
- a CDS encoding response regulator gives MANTNCRMAGSLSNIYLTDDDDDDRFLICEAIKAIGISVHIIEAVNGCDLLGKIGHDHAPKADLILLDMNMPRMNGLEAAQAIRTNKVYENVPLVMITTSNDKHLALNAAESGIDLFRTKPVSFEGYINLARELTERFRL, from the coding sequence ATGGCAAACACAAATTGCAGGATGGCTGGAAGTCTTTCAAACATATATTTGACCGATGACGACGATGATGACAGGTTTTTGATATGTGAAGCAATCAAAGCCATTGGCATATCGGTACATATCATTGAAGCAGTCAATGGATGTGACCTGCTCGGTAAAATCGGACATGACCACGCTCCGAAAGCAGACTTAATTCTTCTGGATATGAATATGCCAAGAATGAACGGACTGGAAGCCGCCCAGGCGATCAGGACCAACAAGGTATATGAAAACGTCCCGCTGGTGATGATCACTACTTCTAATGACAAACATCTGGCCCTAAATGCTGCCGAGTCTGGCATAGATCTTTTCAGGACTAAACCAGTCAGTTTTGAGGGTTATATAAACCTG
- a CDS encoding MYG1 family protein, translated as MHYLKVITHDTTFHADEIFAVALLKYIGYQVELSRTRNPQILAPAIADPSVAVLDVGGEYNPLMFNFDHHQDMALQSAAGLIYENFKNRICPPDAQPFFGQFISSIDAMDTNRDNIFELMRALPSGFRNTSSIIGRFNRDVTNAAEQLAQFEKALDFAAIMIENELYEAIRKAKSEADYANRTILPNNVAVFDEYSAVWKNKNEHVFVVLPHANGWQIQTIDTTIATVPESITESEGFIFRHGSGFMAVVKDKEVAVSFAETL; from the coding sequence ATGCATTACCTAAAAGTTATTACCCACGACACCACATTTCATGCAGATGAAATATTCGCCGTGGCCCTCCTGAAATATATTGGTTATCAGGTCGAACTTTCGCGCACCCGAAATCCGCAGATCCTTGCCCCGGCAATTGCTGATCCGTCGGTGGCGGTACTGGATGTTGGTGGTGAATATAACCCGCTGATGTTCAATTTTGATCATCATCAGGATATGGCCCTTCAATCGGCTGCCGGATTGATCTATGAGAATTTCAAAAACAGGATTTGCCCTCCCGATGCGCAGCCGTTTTTTGGCCAGTTCATCAGTTCGATCGATGCGATGGACACCAATCGTGACAATATTTTTGAGCTGATGCGTGCATTACCATCCGGATTCAGGAATACTTCCAGTATCATCGGCCGTTTCAACAGAGATGTAACCAACGCCGCCGAACAACTTGCACAGTTCGAAAAGGCGCTTGACTTTGCAGCGATCATGATCGAAAATGAATTATATGAAGCCATCAGAAAAGCCAAATCAGAAGCTGACTATGCCAACAGGACCATTTTACCAAATAACGTAGCCGTTTTTGATGAATATTCCGCAGTATGGAAAAATAAGAACGAACACGTTTTTGTAGTACTTCCACACGCCAACGGATGGCAGATACAGACCATAGATACAACAATCGCAACAGTTCCCGAATCCATCACTGAAAGCGAAGGGTTCATTTTCCGGCATGGCTCCGGATTTATGGCCGTGGTAAAAGACAAAGAAGTTGCGGTTTCTTTCGCGGAGACATTATAG
- a CDS encoding two-component regulator propeller domain-containing protein: MIQYAFRLALSLTLFFISGTLLLAQQPLIETISTPPGFDAHEIADIRQDGQGYLWLASGSGLMRFDGYTWKIYQHDPKNPNSLAGDNVRTVCPTRDGLIWIGGWSSGLDCLNPKTGKFTHHQVIKRKEYKYEDNAISALLEDHLGNLWIGTIGGLYRLEKPTGRFIPYQSIAKNPRTLSHRHISSIYEDKQGTLWIGTGDQGSSKLFEGGLNKLDRRTNTFTRYLHNPSDPNSLIENRVLAIFEDSRGTFWIGTGGDGLHTMNRKSGKFTRYPFQETDPGRLSRPFTKEKNLRAFPTSGIRFIREDPAGAIWIGTLDAGANRYDPASGRVKHYLTPADGLPDFNLFSACRTRDGTLWIGTIPGHLVKVIVTDSPVKKEKTLTGVHYFEEDSTGTLWIGTISGLITGDSVSKPAANWLKEARKQTKLSTDHVTRLNTDRQGNRWISTWNNGLYLYETAKGKFTHYVHDSSDVFSMSPGEAAGFYQDRSGTNWILTAGGLDRMENNSGKFRHYRHQDRDSTSISNDYILAVQEDHTGAFWVGTNGGGLNLMDRATGKFKHFLPWSIVTQIVEDRHGTIWVASSLGLHRYERKSGVFLPFTDRGSGKTLSFVKSLIADNEDNLWATTSNGIGAVSANRKSIRWFSTNYGVPLGEDFFFGGSYKRRDGSIYFGSMERYFHFQPEELLINRPIPPLLNFSAFRVHNQLITPQEKSVELDHTQNVFSIDFAAIDFRHPELHLYTYKLENYDAEWHPVSAERTANYSNVPPGEFNFRVRASNSDGIWVEKSMTILISPPWWRTGWAYTLYVFILAALFFGGWQALLRRERVKNALKIKEIKAQQLLEMDRLKSDFFTNVSHEFRTPLTLILSPLENWLTDISDDNPYSGQFRSMHRNAKRLLLLVNQLLDLSRLEAGKMQIDAQPGDLIYFVKRIANAFISLAESRGIAFQVIVPEGNLWLSFDMDKLEKILNNLLSNAFKFTPENGRVSLSMEILRGQEISKKALDKPYIAVEFTVTDSGTGIPADQLERIFDRFHQVDNSLAHEQEGSGIGLALTRELVELHEGTIKVSSSIGLGSKFVVSLPLELLHSAQLNEPATVLQSISNEVSPGFKKDKNEVSGFGEKQKINRETNPEAPLVLVVEDNTDLRDFIIQSLAQHAIYQVMEAIDGVEGYRLAQEHIPDLVISDIMMPKMDGIELCKRLKTDEKTSHIPVILLTAKASAESKLHGLETGADDYLTKPFEVRELLTRIDNLIEIRRQLKERYSREVTLQPGNIAISSYDEQFLNRAMAIIERFMADENFSVETFGREIGMSRMQLYRKLHALTGQSPSDFLRTIRLRRAAQLLAANSGTVSQIADQVGFASHSYFSKCFQEQFGKTPSAFVAELDRTL; this comes from the coding sequence ATGATCCAATATGCTTTTCGCCTCGCACTTTCACTGACGCTCTTTTTCATCAGCGGTACGCTCCTATTGGCACAGCAGCCTCTTATTGAAACAATCAGCACGCCGCCGGGTTTTGATGCGCATGAGATAGCAGATATACGCCAGGATGGGCAGGGTTATCTATGGCTTGCTTCGGGTTCCGGTTTGATGCGCTTTGACGGATATACCTGGAAAATATATCAGCACGACCCCAAAAACCCTAATTCTCTGGCTGGGGACAATGTCAGGACGGTTTGCCCTACCCGCGATGGATTGATCTGGATTGGAGGATGGAGTTCGGGACTGGATTGCCTGAATCCGAAAACCGGAAAATTTACCCATCATCAGGTAATCAAACGAAAGGAATACAAATATGAAGACAACGCGATCAGTGCGCTTCTTGAAGACCATTTGGGTAATCTCTGGATTGGTACAATTGGTGGCCTATATCGTTTGGAGAAGCCGACAGGGCGCTTCATTCCGTATCAATCCATAGCAAAAAATCCCCGGACGCTCAGCCACAGGCATATCAGCAGTATTTATGAGGACAAACAAGGTACTCTCTGGATCGGAACGGGAGATCAGGGCAGTTCCAAACTTTTTGAGGGAGGTTTGAATAAGCTGGACCGCCGGACGAACACATTTACCCGTTACCTTCACAATCCCTCCGATCCGAACTCGCTGATAGAAAATCGGGTTCTGGCTATTTTTGAAGACAGTCGGGGAACTTTCTGGATTGGGACTGGCGGAGATGGCTTGCATACTATGAATCGCAAATCCGGAAAATTTACCCGATATCCCTTTCAGGAAACAGATCCGGGAAGGCTTAGCCGCCCTTTTACCAAAGAAAAAAATCTTCGGGCATTCCCTACAAGCGGAATCCGGTTTATCAGGGAGGATCCCGCAGGTGCCATCTGGATCGGTACGCTTGACGCTGGTGCAAACCGGTACGATCCGGCATCGGGCCGAGTGAAACATTATCTGACACCTGCGGACGGGCTTCCCGATTTCAACCTTTTTTCTGCCTGCCGAACCCGTGACGGCACACTTTGGATAGGAACCATTCCCGGCCATCTTGTCAAGGTGATCGTAACGGATAGCCCTGTTAAGAAAGAAAAAACGCTAACCGGTGTTCATTATTTTGAAGAAGACTCCACCGGCACTCTTTGGATTGGGACGATTAGTGGATTGATTACAGGGGATTCTGTTTCAAAACCAGCTGCTAATTGGCTCAAAGAGGCAAGAAAACAGACTAAACTTTCAACCGATCATGTGACAAGGTTAAACACTGACAGGCAGGGGAATCGTTGGATTTCTACCTGGAATAATGGGTTGTACCTTTATGAAACTGCCAAAGGAAAGTTTACCCATTACGTGCACGATTCTTCTGATGTATTCAGCATGAGTCCGGGAGAGGCAGCTGGTTTTTATCAGGACCGCAGTGGGACAAACTGGATACTGACAGCAGGTGGCCTGGACAGAATGGAGAACAATTCCGGAAAATTCAGGCATTACCGGCATCAGGATCGGGACAGCACTTCCATCAGTAATGATTATATACTTGCCGTACAGGAAGATCATACTGGTGCATTCTGGGTTGGAACTAATGGAGGCGGGCTTAATCTGATGGACCGGGCAACGGGAAAGTTTAAACATTTTCTGCCCTGGAGTATTGTTACGCAAATAGTGGAGGATCGCCATGGCACTATATGGGTGGCATCTTCGCTGGGACTGCACCGTTATGAACGAAAAAGTGGCGTTTTTTTGCCTTTTACAGATCGTGGTTCGGGCAAAACGCTTTCGTTTGTAAAGTCCCTGATCGCGGATAATGAGGACAATCTTTGGGCAACCACGTCCAACGGTATCGGAGCTGTAAGTGCAAACCGGAAGTCTATTCGCTGGTTTAGCACCAATTATGGTGTGCCGCTGGGTGAAGATTTCTTTTTTGGGGGAAGTTACAAAAGGCGTGATGGAAGCATTTATTTCGGAAGTATGGAGAGATATTTTCATTTTCAACCTGAAGAATTATTAATAAACCGCCCTATTCCACCGTTACTCAATTTCTCTGCTTTTCGGGTTCATAATCAGTTGATCACGCCACAAGAAAAATCGGTAGAGCTGGACCATACCCAAAATGTTTTCTCTATAGACTTTGCAGCCATTGACTTCCGGCATCCTGAACTTCATTTGTACACGTATAAACTCGAAAATTACGATGCGGAATGGCATCCGGTTAGCGCGGAACGTACCGCGAACTACTCCAATGTTCCGCCAGGAGAATTTAATTTTCGGGTCAGGGCTTCCAACAGTGACGGGATTTGGGTTGAAAAATCCATGACGATTCTCATTTCACCACCCTGGTGGCGTACAGGCTGGGCTTATACTTTATATGTTTTTATCCTTGCTGCACTTTTCTTTGGCGGCTGGCAAGCTTTACTGAGGCGCGAACGTGTTAAAAATGCATTGAAGATAAAAGAGATAAAAGCGCAGCAGTTATTGGAAATGGATCGCCTTAAATCCGATTTTTTCACTAATGTATCACACGAATTCCGTACACCTTTGACACTTATTCTCAGTCCGCTGGAGAACTGGCTTACCGATATATCCGACGACAATCCGTATTCCGGCCAGTTCAGGAGCATGCACAGGAACGCAAAACGGCTCTTGCTTTTGGTCAACCAATTGCTCGATCTTTCCAGACTGGAAGCCGGAAAAATGCAGATTGATGCACAACCCGGCGACCTGATTTATTTTGTAAAACGGATAGCGAATGCCTTTATTTCTTTGGCAGAAAGCCGGGGAATTGCATTTCAGGTTATTGTGCCGGAAGGAAATCTCTGGCTCAGTTTCGACATGGATAAACTGGAAAAAATCCTGAACAATCTGCTTTCCAATGCATTTAAGTTTACACCGGAAAATGGCAGGGTTTCTCTGTCTATGGAAATTTTGCGCGGTCAGGAAATCTCAAAAAAAGCGCTTGACAAACCGTATATAGCTGTTGAATTTACGGTTACCGACAGCGGTACAGGAATCCCTGCTGACCAGCTCGAACGCATTTTTGACCGCTTTCACCAGGTTGATAATTCACTTGCCCACGAGCAGGAAGGGTCTGGGATCGGACTTGCTCTTACCCGTGAACTGGTGGAACTACACGAGGGTACAATTAAGGTTTCCAGTTCTATCGGACTGGGTAGCAAATTCGTGGTTTCCCTGCCCCTGGAATTGCTTCATTCTGCTCAACTGAACGAGCCAGCAACTGTTTTGCAGTCCATATCCAACGAAGTATCACCTGGTTTTAAAAAGGATAAAAATGAAGTATCCGGATTCGGTGAGAAACAAAAGATAAACCGGGAGACGAACCCGGAAGCTCCACTGGTTTTGGTCGTAGAAGACAATACTGACCTTCGCGATTTCATTATCCAGTCACTTGCCCAACATGCTATTTATCAGGTAATGGAGGCGATTGATGGTGTGGAAGGTTATCGACTTGCCCAGGAACATATTCCGGATTTGGTAATTTCTGACATTATGATGCCAAAAATGGATGGAATTGAACTTTGTAAACGCCTGAAAACAGATGAAAAAACAAGCCATATTCCGGTTATTCTGTTAACTGCAAAAGCATCGGCAGAAAGTAAATTACATGGCCTCGAAACCGGAGCAGACGATTATCTTACCAAACCGTTTGAAGTCAGAGAGCTGCTTACCCGTATTGATAACCTCATCGAAATACGCCGACAGCTCAAAGAACGATACAGCCGTGAAGTAACCTTACAACCCGGAAACATTGCTATTTCTTCCTACGACGAGCAATTTTTAAATCGTGCAATGGCAATTATAGAACGATTCATGGCTGATGAGAATTTCAGTGTAGAAACCTTCGGCCGCGAAATTGGCATGAGCCGGATGCAATTGTACCGCAAGCTGCATGCACTGACCGGGCAGTCACCCAGCGATTTCCTGCGCACCATCCGGCTCCGGCGCGCAGCACAATTGTTAGCCGCCAATAGCGGTACCGTATCGCAGATTGCTGATCAGGTCGGTTTCGCCTCGCATTCTTATTTTTCCAAATGCTTCCAGGAACAGTTCGGCAAAACTCCGTCGGCCTTCGTTGCAGAGCTGGACCGTACACTTTAA
- a CDS encoding RidA family protein — translation MKKNFINPPDLPKWTQAFSQVVTVSNGGLLTIYLSGQVSVDQDNNLVGGDDLGKQADRAFHNLQLALESAGATTKDVVKLNIFVKDYKFADANTISNALQKAFPHENLPASTWFGVQSLALDGMLIEIDAIAIFADKDFTKL, via the coding sequence ATGAAAAAAAACTTTATCAACCCACCGGATTTACCGAAATGGACGCAGGCTTTTTCACAGGTGGTGACTGTCAGTAACGGTGGCCTGCTCACGATCTATCTTTCCGGGCAGGTTTCGGTTGATCAGGATAATAATCTGGTTGGTGGGGATGACCTGGGGAAACAGGCCGATCGGGCTTTTCATAATCTTCAACTGGCGCTGGAGTCAGCCGGGGCGACGACAAAGGATGTTGTCAAACTCAATATTTTTGTAAAGGATTACAAATTTGCAGATGCGAATACCATTAGTAATGCGTTGCAAAAGGCTTTCCCGCATGAAAATCTTCCTGCGAGTACCTGGTTTGGCGTCCAATCCCTGGCTCTTGATGGTATGTTAATAGAAATCGACGCTATTGCGATATTTGCAGACAAGGATTTTACAAAGTTGTAA
- a CDS encoding ELWxxDGT repeat protein yields the protein MIKLLLVFTFCTLMNTAMMAQQIQLVKDINTKPSSNSVSLNDHVVVNGKIFYLTYSPFGRQLFVTDGTESGTLRLTDNDEGEDEPYNLTTGNGYVFYKSWQYDNYYLFRSDGTKEGTFPLRKLSTSFYDRSAMLEIDGTIYFSGHDGRDRIQLWKTDGTTAGTMLVKDLGVRGSNRIQDFYNFNGKLYFIIRSNNNPGSVSTIWSSDGTEAGTKAGANYVASANSYGFFNPATAGNYMYFSDSDVLYKTDGASITPVTSGLTDINNPITIGTKVYFTTGEEEEEHDLYSMNPDGTGITALISGMARISRPIAIGKKIFFTANDRIHGRELWKTDGTVAGTVLIKDIYPGNNSSDPEQFTNLNGTLYFSARSTVRTEIWKSDGTAAGTVQVTNLNADNFVFFISNLEAAGNNLVFTDEYQGGRLWKTDGTAAGTVLLTNFTAFTPVLLGNNVVFYANPSSGGGLFRTNLTTGSTGRITRIVNENSYPENLINADGTLYFSTDFSSDSLDGLWKSDGTTAGTMLVEHTSYRPFQLAAANGKVYYTIGTSLFRLDETMEDAVPVPIKTGVKSFTIIGNTVYFMIQTSGRQELWKSEGTSATTSFIRAFATSDDLPFVPIAFKGQLYFAIYQNGYKIWKSNGTGSGTQLAPEFASSGSLITSSEGTTFSVIGDNLYGFFDSGTGTKLIKSNGTLAGTTTAASLPFSPASLFGAGGLVYMTSATLADEKKLLWRTDGTVNGTFQLTSLDVKLNYNTELGRPADPFRLQTDVNGKLFFMNTNTALGDQLWVSDGTVAGTRRITQAKQSRIPFFTRHTESLGGLLYFDYYEPATGGEIWQSDGTPEGTHVLEDFTPNGNTGIRDMKRLNNILMMSAFTESTGYELYKFEPAIAAPSLRINSGGAAFTASGSRAFSADQYFTGTTQVSNAIAGDITATADDQLYKEQRFGSSFSYNVPVTNGTYNVVLHFAEIYWGIPSRSGTTGTARRQFHVNMEGARKLTNYDIFVKAGGAMRAGTETFPVTVTDGILNIDFLKGAADNPIIAAIEVVPTQVTLGPLADAYIRNTPHEATNYGTAGILEVKTGSLPSYQRGTYLKFPLAGVSQVNSAKLRLYGYNAQSNATIGISAFGVSNDDWTETGINWSNAPLSSAPALGSVNVNGTARYYEIDVTAFVKSQLATDKIVSLYITNPANQNVQLSFYSRENEAYPPQLVIESLAPPAARSGSDEDAVVADYKQEVSGIYPNPAGKRFTVHISKAHQGKVDFQLISLSGNTYQISPVQPATPASKVDMDISSMQLPKGIYILKIQSNAFKERVKLLLTE from the coding sequence ATGATTAAATTATTACTTGTTTTCACGTTCTGCACGCTGATGAATACGGCTATGATGGCGCAGCAGATCCAGCTTGTTAAAGATATCAATACAAAACCAAGTTCTAACAGTGTTTCCCTTAACGATCACGTAGTTGTCAATGGAAAAATCTTTTACCTGACCTATTCACCATTTGGCCGCCAGCTTTTTGTGACTGACGGAACGGAATCAGGAACACTACGCCTGACAGATAATGATGAAGGTGAGGACGAACCTTACAACCTGACTACGGGTAACGGGTATGTTTTTTACAAGTCGTGGCAATACGACAACTACTATCTTTTCCGCAGTGACGGCACAAAGGAAGGGACTTTTCCCTTGCGAAAACTATCAACATCCTTTTATGACAGGTCTGCTATGCTGGAAATTGATGGAACGATATACTTTTCTGGCCACGATGGCAGAGACAGGATCCAGCTCTGGAAAACGGATGGAACCACCGCCGGCACTATGCTTGTCAAAGACCTTGGTGTAAGAGGATCTAACAGGATACAGGATTTTTACAATTTTAATGGTAAGCTCTATTTCATCATTCGGTCGAACAATAATCCCGGGTCAGTTAGCACGATATGGAGCAGTGATGGTACGGAGGCAGGCACCAAAGCAGGTGCAAATTACGTAGCCAGTGCAAATTCCTATGGCTTTTTCAATCCGGCTACTGCGGGGAATTATATGTATTTCTCCGACTCAGATGTACTTTATAAAACTGACGGGGCCAGTATCACCCCGGTCACAAGCGGCCTGACTGACATAAATAATCCCATCACGATAGGTACAAAGGTCTATTTTACAACTGGCGAAGAAGAGGAGGAGCATGACCTCTATAGTATGAACCCGGATGGGACAGGCATCACGGCGCTTATTAGCGGCATGGCAAGGATTAGTCGTCCCATTGCTATCGGCAAGAAGATCTTTTTTACAGCAAATGACAGAATACATGGACGGGAGCTTTGGAAAACAGACGGGACCGTTGCGGGGACTGTGCTGATAAAGGATATTTATCCGGGTAATAATAGTTCTGATCCGGAACAGTTCACTAACCTGAACGGTACACTATATTTCTCAGCCCGATCTACTGTCCGTACTGAGATCTGGAAAAGTGACGGAACGGCGGCGGGAACTGTGCAGGTCACTAACCTGAACGCAGATAACTTTGTTTTTTTTATCAGTAATCTGGAAGCTGCGGGCAATAACCTGGTTTTTACAGATGAATACCAGGGTGGAAGGTTATGGAAGACTGATGGTACGGCAGCAGGTACCGTGTTACTGACCAATTTTACTGCTTTTACCCCGGTTCTGTTAGGAAACAACGTGGTCTTCTATGCAAATCCATCTTCAGGGGGCGGACTTTTCCGGACGAATCTGACCACTGGAAGCACCGGGCGAATCACCAGGATAGTCAATGAAAACTCATATCCCGAAAATCTGATAAACGCGGATGGAACCTTGTATTTTTCAACGGACTTCTCAAGCGACAGCTTAGATGGTTTGTGGAAATCTGACGGTACGACGGCAGGAACTATGCTGGTGGAGCACACAAGTTACCGTCCATTCCAGCTCGCTGCTGCCAATGGCAAGGTTTATTATACAATTGGAACTTCATTATTCAGATTGGACGAAACAATGGAGGATGCTGTTCCTGTCCCGATAAAAACTGGTGTCAAATCGTTTACCATTATAGGCAACACCGTATATTTCATGATTCAAACCTCTGGCAGGCAGGAATTATGGAAAAGCGAAGGAACGTCTGCGACGACCAGTTTTATCAGGGCTTTTGCCACTTCTGATGACCTGCCCTTTGTACCAATCGCATTTAAAGGGCAGCTATATTTTGCTATTTATCAAAACGGCTATAAAATCTGGAAAAGCAATGGCACAGGGTCAGGAACACAATTAGCGCCGGAATTTGCTTCCAGCGGTTCATTGATCACCAGTAGCGAAGGCACGACCTTCAGTGTGATAGGCGACAATCTGTATGGATTTTTCGACAGCGGTACCGGTACTAAACTCATTAAATCAAATGGAACACTGGCAGGAACGACGACCGCAGCCAGTCTGCCTTTTTCTCCGGCCAGCCTTTTTGGGGCAGGCGGATTGGTTTACATGACATCAGCAACCTTGGCGGATGAAAAAAAGTTACTATGGAGAACGGACGGGACTGTCAACGGAACCTTTCAGCTGACTTCTCTGGACGTTAAACTCAATTACAACACTGAACTGGGCAGGCCGGCAGATCCTTTCCGCCTGCAGACTGATGTAAACGGCAAGCTGTTTTTTATGAATACCAACACAGCCCTCGGCGACCAGTTGTGGGTAAGTGATGGCACTGTGGCCGGAACACGCAGGATCACACAGGCAAAACAAAGCAGGATCCCATTTTTTACGAGGCATACAGAGAGCCTGGGCGGACTCCTGTATTTTGATTATTATGAACCTGCCACAGGAGGTGAAATCTGGCAAAGCGATGGCACACCTGAGGGTACTCACGTGCTGGAAGACTTTACCCCGAATGGCAATACAGGTATCAGAGACATGAAAAGGCTTAACAATATACTGATGATGAGTGCTTTTACCGAATCAACCGGCTATGAACTTTATAAGTTTGAACCCGCCATCGCTGCACCTTCCCTGCGCATCAATTCCGGCGGTGCGGCTTTCACAGCTTCGGGCAGCCGGGCTTTCAGTGCCGATCAGTATTTTACCGGTACCACCCAGGTTTCCAATGCGATTGCGGGTGATATAACGGCTACGGCCGACGACCAGCTTTACAAAGAACAGCGCTTCGGTTCCTCGTTCAGCTACAATGTGCCCGTTACTAATGGCACGTACAATGTGGTGCTGCATTTTGCGGAAATATATTGGGGTATCCCTTCCAGGAGCGGTACAACGGGTACGGCAAGAAGGCAGTTCCATGTCAATATGGAAGGTGCCAGAAAGCTGACCAACTATGATATTTTTGTCAAAGCAGGTGGTGCCATGCGTGCCGGAACAGAAACTTTTCCCGTAACGGTAACAGACGGAATCCTGAATATTGACTTTCTGAAAGGTGCAGCCGACAACCCCATTATCGCTGCTATTGAAGTGGTGCCAACGCAGGTAACTCTGGGACCGCTGGCTGATGCTTATATCCGCAATACGCCCCATGAGGCCACCAACTACGGGACAGCCGGCATACTGGAAGTCAAGACCGGCAGCCTGCCCAGCTACCAGCGCGGTACATACCTGAAATTCCCTTTGGCCGGTGTCAGCCAGGTAAATTCAGCCAAACTGCGGCTGTATGGTTACAATGCACAGAGCAACGCAACTATTGGTATTTCTGCTTTCGGTGTCAGCAATGATGACTGGACGGAAACCGGCATCAACTGGTCGAATGCCCCGCTGAGCTCGGCTCCGGCATTGGGAAGTGTGAATGTGAACGGCACTGCCAGATATTATGAGATCGATGTAACGGCCTTTGTAAAATCCCAGCTGGCAACGGATAAAATAGTGAGTTTGTATATTACAAACCCAGCTAACCAGAATGTACAACTGAGCTTTTACAGCAGGGAGAATGAAGCTTACCCGCCGCAGCTGGTCATTGAATCATTGGCACCTCCTGCCGCCAGAAGCGGATCGGATGAGGATGCTGTAGTAGCAGATTATAAGCAGGAAGTCTCAGGTATTTATCCCAATCCGGCCGGTAAACGTTTTACGGTACATATTTCCAAAGCACATCAGGGAAAAGTAGATTTTCAGCTGATCAGTTTGTCAGGAAATACTTATCAGATTAGTCCTGTACAACCGGCCACTCCGGCTTCCAAAGTAGACATGGATATTTCTTCCATGCAATTACCAAAGGGAATATATATTTTGAAAATCCAGTCGAACGCTTTTAAGGAGAGGGTTAAGCTGCTGTTAACGGAGTAG